Within Dictyostelium discoideum AX4 chromosome 4 chromosome, whole genome shotgun sequence, the genomic segment tagttacttttattttattattttttaaaaaaaaaaaatatatatttacctTCTAATTTCATCAACTGGATaagatttatcaattaaatgagTACAATAATTTAACCAAATATCAACACTATGTGGAATTGATGATACtgctttttcaaatatttcaattgattgagttGTATTATTATGAGCATACTCATGATCTGCAAATCTTTTCcaatataaaaaacataatggaaattcatttaaaaattcactaTACACTTTTCTAAtcttttcaatatcattagTTTTCTCTATtacaccaattaaaaatgtcCATTGATTAAATGCCAATGGATTAGTTTGAACAATTTTCCAAAGTTTATCTTCTTCACTTAAATTTTGTGGTgaagttgttggtgttgatgttgttggtggAGTTGTTGTTACTTCAgtcatattttttattttattttattttcttttgtttttaaattttattatatagtagtattattaattaaatattatatatatatacatatatttaTGAACACAACAAACTTggtgaaataaaaaaaaaatgaaaaaaaaaaaaatgaaaaaaaataaaaaagtgaaaaaaataaaaaaaaaaaaaaaataaaaataaaaataaaaaaataaaaaaataaaaataaattttccaaaaatttCCTAgttcagaaaaaaaaaaaaaagattttattttattctgataatttatttaaatcatttttagttAAAATACCAGTATCTAAAATGATTGAAGTTACTAAAGTCATTGGAGTAACATCGAATGCTGgattaaaagtttttgaattttttggaGCCCAACGAACTTGGCCAAAGGCACCACTTGCACCTTGAACTTCAGTTTGAGAACGTTCTTCAATTGGGATATCTTTACCAGTTAGACATTTGATATCAACAGTTGACATTGGAGCCACACAATGGAATGGGATGTTATGGTGATTTGCCAACACTGCGACACTGTATGTACCGATTTTATTGGCAAAGTCGCCATTGGCAGCGATACGGTCGGCGCCAACCAACACCCTTTGGATTTTACCATCACGCATTAAGCATGCAGCCATGTTGTCGCAGATTAGTGTGTATGGAATGCCCTCTCTCTCCAACTCGTATGTAGTCAAACGGCCGCCTTGGAGCAATGGACGGGTTTCGTCGACATAGACATGGATGTTCTTGCCCTGCTTGTGGGCCTCCCTGATGACGCCCAATGCAGTGCCTGCGCCCACTGTGGCGACACTGCCGGTGTTGCAGTGAGTGAGAATGGACTCGCCTGGTTGGATCAAGGATGCCCCGAATTTCGACATCTTGTCACACATGTCCACTTCGTTTCTAATGATACGCATTGCAATCTCGCCGAATCTGGTGGCAGAGTAATCACGATTTTCAACATTACCCTCCTTCAATTGCATCATCTCATCAATTGCAAACATTAAATTAACAGCAGTTGGTCTTGATTCTCTCAACTCTTGTGAAACTTTCACTATCTCTTCTTTAGTTAATTGTGGGTTATACAAAATATGATTATATAAACTCATTGATGCTGCTACACCAATCAATGGTGCACCTCTAACTGAAAGTTGTTTAATAAATGTAATCATATCTTCTGGTTTTTCACAAACCAACCATTCTTCAATATCTGGTAATTTTCTTTGATctaaaatttgtaatttcttttcatctttattatatctaattgataaataattaaatgattccattattttattttattttattttattttattttattttatatatatctataaaaaaaaagatatttataattattttaaaaatcaatttattaaaaaaatgaaaaaaaaaaatgaaaaaaaaaaaaaaacatactgGTTTTCGTCTCCTATGggaaatgtttaaaaaaaagtattttttttaatttttattttttttaatttaattttttttttttttttttttttttttttttaatttttattttttttaacaacaaCTTTTCACAAACAACAATAACGATGAGAGTCATTTTACAAatttgtttagaaaaaaaaaaaaaaaaaaaaaaaatttaaataaacaataattccAAGATTAAAAATCTTACAACttcattattcattttttatttaatgtaaaaaataaaaaaaaaaaaaaaagcgtgtttcatttttttattttttatttttttttattttttttttttttttttatttttttttttttttttttacaaaatcaatcaaaacacgaatctttttttttttttttttttttttttttttttttcataaaatttgtttttatttttatttttatttttttcattaataattaaaataataataaaaaaaatgattagatcagcaatttcaaatttaaattcagcatcaattaatttagagGCATTACTTGTTACAAATTTTAcaaaaccattattatttagaaataatTTCAGTGGTGATTTAACACCAACTGATTTCACAGTCACTGATAATAGACCAAACCCAAAACAAAAgaatattgatattaaaaatgcaTTTCAAATTCAAGCAGAACCAATCGactcaaatgatttaatcaTTAGTGAAGATTctttaaaaactaataaaaacaGAGTCGTTGCAATGCCATATCAATTCAATTATACAAACTATTATAAAGGTAAAAGAGCAACTAAAAAAGGTGTCACTAAAAAGAAGAGACATTTAAAAGATTTCGGTGTCGTACCACACATTTTCCCAGAATCAATGTTTAGAGATTATTATATGAAACCAATTCCATTATCAAAAGTTCAAGAAggaaatattgataattaaatacaaaaaaacaataataataaaaaaaaaaaaaaaaaaagattaaaaagattaaaaagattaaaaagattaaaaagaTTAAGTAAATTTattgtggtggtgttgttgttgttgttgttgttgttgtcttttttaaatttgttaacattctattaaattttgtaaGTTCAGATtgaattgattctttttgttttaataatgattgatcaaaaacatttaatttttgaccATCTTGCatctttttttcaattgcttCAATTCTATCATTTCTTTCTTTATAGAATCTAACTTCTCTTtgtattttttcaattaaacttTCACCATCACTATTTAATGTTGATGTTGGAGGAGTTGATGTTggtattggtgttggtgttatTGGAGTTACAGTTGCTAATGGAATTGGTGAATTCTCTgatgaattatcaatttcatcaacaGATTTAGGTGTTGAAGTTGGTGTAATAGGTGTTGAAGGTTGAATTGGTGTTGATGGTAcagattttgttttttgagtTTGTGGAGTTTGTGGAGTTGGTGACTTTGaggtagtattattattatcactattatcattgttattattattattaaccccccgtgatattttattattatagtttgGTGTATTTGGAGCAGAATGTTGTCTAGGTACATACTTTGGTTTATGTGGTGATGGTGTTATGGTTTTTAACTCTGtaggtgatgatgatgatgttgatgatgatgatgatgtagtagtagtagcggtggtagtggtagtggtagcagtattattatttgtagtattacttaaatcaaaatcagaGAATTGATTTGACAAactaattaaatcatcatcatttattggtttttgttttctattatttggtttcttattattattattggtattactattgttattactattatggGTATGagtttcatcattatttctTGGTTTTGTTTCCTTTTTatgaatatcttttttaaactctctattattactatttttattattgtctATATTTGTTTCTTTTACATATGGTTttctttgttgttgatcttgTTTTGATGGTGTTATTCTTTTTTGTGTTTTACTTGTAGTtgattgctgttg encodes:
- a CDS encoding translation initiation factor eIF-2B alpha subunit, which encodes MESFNYLSIRYNKDEKKLQILDQRKLPDIEEWLVCEKPEDMITFIKQLSVRGAPLIGVAASMSLYNHILYNPQLTKEEIVKVSQELRESRPTAVNLMFAIDEMMQLKEGNVENRDYSATRFGEIAMRIIRNEVDMCDKMSKFGASLIQPGESILTHCNTGSVATVGAGTALGVIREAHKQGKNIHVYVDETRPLLQGGRLTTYELEREGIPYTLICDNMAACLMRDGKIQRVLVGADRIAANGDFANKIGTYSVAVLANHHNIPFHCVAPMSTVDIKCLTGKDIPIEERSQTEVQGASGAFGQVRWAPKNSKTFNPAFDVTPMTLVTSIILDTGILTKNDLNKLSE
- a CDS encoding RmlC-like cupin family protein, whose protein sequence is MTDIKKDARGNTIVPASQRADGSFRKEFKIRAGYIPDGEIKKYVIPQKREISENYNNEQNSPFKQQPQTQISSSPLKQQQQHHQQQQQQQQQQQQQQQQQQQQQQQQQQQQQQQQQQQQQQQQQPLTPQKETEISSSPPQVVPKNILDELEDYVDSDEDETNTPPPPQQIQQQQQQQQQSTTSKTQKRITPSKQDQQQRKPYVKETNIDNNKNSNNREFKKDIHKKETKPRNNDETHTHNSNNNSNTNNNNKKPNNRKQKPINDDDLISLSNQFSDFDLSNTTNNNTATTTTTTATTTTSSSSSTSSSSPTELKTITPSPHKPKYVPRQHSAPNTPNYNNKISRGVNNNNNNDNSDNNNTTSKSPTPQTPQTQKTKSVPSTPIQPSTPITPTSTPKSVDEIDNSSENSPIPLATVTPITPTPIPTSTPPTSTLNSDGESLIEKIQREVRFYKERNDRIEAIEKKMQDGQKLNVFDQSLLKQKESIQSELTKFNRMLTNLKKTTTTTTTTTPPQ